Part of the Plasmodium falciparum 3D7 genome assembly, chromosome: 10 genome, cacataaaatgataaaatatataccctattaataaatacattaaaatctaaaactataaaatattactctaaaaaaataaaaaaattttaataaataaaattatatattttaaaatatctcacatattttatttcttagattttaataaaaattgcaaaaaattttatgttaaatatattttttcaaaatgtTGTTCtctttcaaatatatatatttttcgtcaacatttttattacttttagTACTACAATCTAAAActgtaatataaaaaaaaatatatgcatataaatatatatatatatatatatatatataaaatatatataatgtagaaaaaaaaaaataaaataaaatttttatattttttttttatttttatgaatagaattatatgatttatttaattattttttaaattattttttattttatttttatttttagaaatatattcaaaattttgttaatatacAAGAAAccttaaatgaaaaatgtagttcaaaatatataagattgATATCGGAACAAACTTCTGATGAATCTACAAGTAAATCtataaaaaattgtaaatGTGTAAATAAACGGAACAATAAAAATGAGGACAATCATGAATTACAATCAAAATCAAGATCTTTAAAAGGAACTGAATTAGATGTTacttcatataataaatcaaaacATACGCAACAAAACAATTTAGGAGATTCATTGAAgagaacaaaaaataatattacaaatatatctTCTAAAAAGAATGAAACATATTTATTCGATGAAAATACAAATGAATACAAATTAAGAAATACTTTACGTCTTATGAACGAAAGATATGCTGATAGTATAGTAGATACTATGGATCTTAATGATAAGACAAaagataaatttaaaaaattcttacatttatatatggcGAAGGAAAATCCAGATAAACAACGTAAGTTATATGAACAAATTGAAAGTGATAtagaaaaatacaaaaaaaatcatgTTATATGTAGCATCGTTgattttgaaaatatatatgattctttttattttttaaaatacgAAGATAGATATATAACttgagaaaaaataataccaCCGCAAAATTTTTACCACTaaaaatgtacaaaaaaaaaaaaaaaaaaaaaatataccaaatgatatatatgtttacttAATAATACTAATTGTTCTACGTTATGTAATATGATTATTCatttacataatttatatttatttatatatataattaatcattatatattcactttattttattttattttttttttttcaaaaccTCTTctttgatatatattcaaagaATTACTAAATAATTATGTCTTTTGAAtcaaattataatttgttataaaatattgtaccttaattcattatttacatattcattttatattattatttatttaatctatatttttacataaataatttaaatacataattataaacatataaaaaatattcgcCTTCATAatcttttataaattacaaaTTTCAATCATATTCATTTGATAACTTTCTACACATTTAAGTATAATCCTTATTTATAACACCAATTTTTATACTGGAAAGAGAAAagctatattatatataaaaaaaataatacaacatgaacaaaatatattatttttaatccaattataatataacaccaaataaaactaatatatatatatatatatatatatatatgtatatattttaaagaaagaatattttaaacaattataaatatattataatttttattatacatataaaaactttatttattttaaatataaattattataaaactaATGTATATAGATCTTAATTTTGTGtcctttctttttctttatttacacattataattttaaaaatgaaagttcttaatatatatatatatatatatatatatatatacatatatattatttaccaataaattttcaaaatataatttagataaaattttttaattttatatttatataaaaactactttttttatgtttacataattataatatatatgtatatatatatgaaccaatagaagaataataataggaaaaaaaaaaaaaaaaaaaagacaattAAATTTCAATGAAACAATTATAACTTTCACACAACAAGAATTGTAAAgaatttgtatattatatatatatatatttttttttttttttgcatttttttaaattcatattgaatatgtaattatttatgtacaagaaaacaaaataaaatgtacTATCtcgtaaataaaaaaaaaaaaaaaaaggaaaaaaaaacaaatctAATATATAAGATAACATTTTCAAactacaaacatatatattattattaataaaacaattcgatcaaaaaaaaaaaaaaaaaaatactaaaaaaataatataaaataatataaaataatacattttaacaaaaaaacaattttgtcaattttaaaacaattaaaattaataattaaaatatgtattttcattttgttctattattttatttttttcaatatattttaaagtatttttttttttttttttttttacatgatttccaaaatatatagatttaaaaattctatataaaaaaaaaaaataataataaattcaaataaaatattttacttattttataaaattcattAACTGTATTAACTctataatcatattttattgaaataaatttatattttacaatttaaaaaaaaaaaaaaaaaaaaaaaaaaaaaaaaaaaaaacatattaaatacataataataattacacCTATTTATACATAGtggtataaatatatatatttagtatattttataaacattataaaataaaacgcAATACggtataaaaacatattatttttatacaagTTAGTTTATAATATTGATTTGATATTTTAGTAAAATACATTATGTAATATTAGAATAATTCTTCGTAGTATGATAATACAATTTTGTagacatataaacataacaTTTTTGTACCTTGTTTTTACttcttaatattatataaattcatataaGTACAaacaatacaaatataaacatataaatatatttttatatttacttattattgaaaatgttttctttatttcttcagaaaaaaaaattttatctgtacacatttttttctttttcttctttttttactttgttaatatattcttatagtATCcttcaaattttttatttttttatgaatacattttcatataatatatactgtttatattttagaaaaaattaatgcaGTTCTAATTTGtgcttatttaaaaaaattaaaaatatatatatatttatatattaaaaatgttaattgtataattataaataataattaaaaaaaatgtttttaaatgtataatgtattgaaataaaaaaaaaaaaaaaaaaaaaaacataacatAACATAAcaactatataaatatatattgtaactATACAATAATACTTCATTTCACAAAAAATATTGTTCCATTTTAGAAAACCCCTTTTTGTAACATTATAAGATTTAAACAACACAATCTTATTTCTATTTAGTATTcatttatgaataatatcaaataattataaatatatatatatataataggtTCCATATATACTAACTATTTTCATATtccaaaatattttatataaccaTTAAAAcctatatatgtatatatatatatatatatattatatttatcttaaCAAGGGAAAAAGGTTTTAAGACCCAAACCTCCTGTAttcagaagaaaaaaaaaaattatataacatatatacatataacacATATGTTATAgtaaaatgttttataaaacaaaataattaacactaaataaatgtatatcaTCATACACTTAacaaaacataataaaatccaattatatataaacttaaGCAAGCAAATTTAAATgagatataatataattttcctTCTTTGTTCTCATCAGCACGATAAAACGTAAAAGTAGAACACTTTTTTTTACTCttcatattaataacattataatttttctttgaTTAATATGTAAAGTATGAAATTAtgacaaataataatatatattcatttatatataataaaaaataattaaatttataaatacgttatgttatatatatatatatatatattaatattttttttatagtttaATTATGtgtaagaaataaataaaatcatgaattatttaattaaacaaaaaatatactcttttgttttatatatttaaaaaaatgtacaaatCATAAATGCAAGaatactataaatatattataaatcaatgattttataattattataaattaaaatttagtatgttttattttttataagacATTCtcaaaatgtataatataatacacattTGAACATTTCTATACAACATatgacaaaaataaaaagtaatatttgtatgcatatttttttaatataactaattataatttatttatatttaatacttTTGAAATACTACTGTATTCCAATCATaccttataataatatttttgaatcTCGAGATGtctattaaaatattaagttatattttttagtattaaaattatgaagtttattaaattattattatttttacatatatcaatatcatttttttttcttttttttttgatcaaTTATTAGTTACAAAATTTATTACATCTgtctatataataatataaattataataaataacatacaaaaatattacattgtataatatatatatatatatataattatatataataaataattttctcTTATATAATTCAATAGATTTAAAAAGAGTTTCCTCTGAatgctttatatatataatataattaaaaaatatatatatttcttttaacttttataaaatataaatttcaaTTAGCAATGGTttgttcaattttttttaaaagatccTTTTCGTATTCTTTATGTAATTTAACttttaatgttttaaaaTCTTCTAAGaatgaattaataaattttaatatatcatcaaGTGTATGTTCACGATTAATTAACcctaaaaaattattagtGTATTCTACCACTTCTGTTCCTACTGTTGTACAAAAGCTCAAAACGATTCCTTTccatatatcattatattggACTTTTCCATTACCTAAATCAATATCATTatctaaatatttttgtattaatGTCTTTAACTCTTTCTGTATATTATCAAAACCTTCGTTTGCAACGCCAACTGCGTGAGACCATATATTTCTAAGATCTTCGTTTGGTGGACATTTTTCTAATGAATTTAAAACCTCATGTAATTCCGTTTCTGTTAAATTCTTTGACAtgtcattataatttatatgacaTATTGAAAtgttacttttattttctatattactATTTTCAAAATCATTGCTAATACTATGTTCATTTTTCTctacattttcttcattgcatttattattattttcattcgattttgttttattcatatctacttttttatgttttaaatttcttttcttttttgaatccttatttttttctacctGAACTAAATttcgtttatatatattacaatttttaaCTATTTCTAAGCTACCATTTTCTAAAgaattctatatataaaaaaaaaaaaaaaaaaaggaaaaaaaaacaaatctAATATATAAGATAACATTTTCAAactacaaacatatatattattattaataaaacaattcgatcaaaaaaaaaaaaaaaggtaaatGGAATAAAATACCATATCATATATACTTATACAAATTGATAAATTATTCCCCATCTTGCCAGTAAGGAAATAATGCACTAACAAGTTCAACGTATCTTTTTTTTGCATCCTCTctatttaaattttctaCAGATTTCCAagcttcatatttttttctatcagTAACTTTAAATCTACTTGGTTCCTTTATATTACAATTACCTAATGTACTCtgcttataatatttatacaaacTTAACTTAATATCATTAGGCAAATTTACATTCTTAGGTACACTATTAATAAATGCAACACTTTCCTCAAAGAGTTCAgccattttaaaatatattgtttgTTATTTTAATGAATTTTACGAtctacaaataaaaattataaataaaaaaattaatatatataatattattttaatgaccaggaataaaatataatcatatatattaaaaaaacatatatatatatatatatatatatatatatatatatatttatttatttatttatctatcAGAAAAGACTCTATAAAATAAGAGCATAAGTTGATATAaagattaaaataaaatagattaccttatgtaattttttatatacaaatctttcttaaaaaaaaataaaatgaataaaataataaaataaaagaataatatatttaatatatatatatattatatatataatatgattaaagtttaaaaaaatatttttatctattttttatataaaaaaaatatgttctttttttaatatttcttaaatataaaaaaaataattttattacttAAAAAACActactatatttatatttaatttccATTACAACcaaaattatttttgaaaccatttaaaaattatatatatattagatgaaaataattaaaaaaattaaatgaataatatgaattaaaaacaacatatttttattatgttctatttgtatttttcttttattttatttttttttttttttcttaagtACAAAACATATGTTTTCTTAATATAAAACcattaaattatacatataaatattataaacattttaaaaaagggtatttataaaaagaataatacagtattgaaaaaaaattattagaaaaatCCTGCATGCATAAATTGAGATATGtatattgtatttatatatatatataataaattaaacaggtaaatatatatttataatcattGTACTATAATTGAGAcattgtattaatatatcactataaaaaataagtacCTTGAAACATTTAATATTCACAAATTCAATGAgtgttttttatatatattgtccttatataatatagttttctacatattattaaatatagttttctaatatttctatttcataatattgtattttcataaaaataaaaagttttTATAATACTATAATTACTACTATgtacttttaaaaaaaaaaaaaaaaaaaatataaaatataatctaTTACAgtcaaataattattatgaacatacataatatatatatatatattatagtgttataaaaattatttttccaaaaaaaaaaaaaataaatatataattttgtctacatatatgtatataattatatatttgtttaagaTGACAATGaaacaaatttatttttttaagtacATAAAAgataacaatattatttatagaattatttaaatataatatatataattacatttcattttattttatgttgtATACTTGactctttttatttataagaatatttcacgttatatattaaaatatattaagcatatttatataatatatatacaatagctaattttttttttttttttttttttttttatttgtaaatataaaaaatataatttaatatttaaataaatatatgaatgtaaaactaaataaattataaattatgaaattttaagaatttataaattattctttattttgccAATTAGGAAAATTTTCTGTAACGATTTCAATGTATCTTTTCTTAGcatcttctttatttaaattcTCAATTGATTTCCAAGcctcatatttttttttatcagcatattgaaaataacttggttcttttatattacaatTACCTACAGTACTTtgcttataatatttatataaatctaGCTTAGTCTCAACTGACAATGGTTTATTATTAGGTAATGAGTTAACATAGTTAACAGAAGCTTGAAATAAATCTTCCATTTTGTACTAAATAGGGTTATTTTGAAATTAAGTactaaaaatacaaaaattttattatatatatatatatatatatataatattttacgtatatataattataaaaaaaatttaagtataaatgaaatacacatatatatgtatatattactgtttaaatttttaagtgttttatttacaattataattattatataatatatatatatataatatctttatttatattttttatataaatattgtttaggtatattttatataaataattaaaaaaaaaaaaaaaaaattaaatatattcaaaaaaaaaattaatttaaattaaatgattaaattttatttttcaaaactaaattttgttatttgcttatataattatatatcatcacacttgtaaatattaaaaaaatatacattaattataaagttcaatttttactatataaaataaatataaatgaacattatatattttcttacacctactatatatttttaatacttattaaatatgtatatatatatatatatattaaattaagttaaaattattaatataattaaaacgTTCCtcggaatatatatattaacacaatataatcataaataagaatttaattatattatatactttaAATTCTTTctattaatgataaaaaagtacattattatatgatattttaatataagaattattattattattattattgaatatatatatatataatatttcttatagtatattttactttttcttaAAAAGGCATCTAAAAAACTCattgtagtaataatattgtattatttatatttatttataatgtagTAATATTCATATTGCATTATATCGTAATAACAAAAactaattaaatattatatatatataatataatagtgtttatataaatgtattatattagctcaaaaatatatatataatatatatatatatatattatatatatatacatatatatgttatttcttttgtaatataaaaaaaatccacacatatatattatatatatatatatatattaattactATAAACatctaaaaataataacgaaTTTATTaacacataattttttttaatcatataattttgagtttacataaatatttaaaagcaatatttattatttattatttcatatatttattacattatatatatatatatatatatattacatatattcaaTATACAAATCATGgattatatgtaattataatttttttttcctattattttaaaatataccttaatttataaaataccAGAATACACATctgaaataatatttaattagatgcaaattattatatataataaaatgtaaaaataaatttatggaaaaaaatattatatctaataatgtatatttattgctaataatatttatattattaaatcgcttatgattattataattttcttatatatttatacaattcatattaatatgtaaaaattaaTTGGTACCATAAAatatcattaaataaatatggtattataaaacatatgtTCATCATCTAAGAACATAacacttttaaaaaaatgctTTTTTATAACCAGAAATAAATGTTACAATAATAAGAATTTTAGACACTTTAAATTCTTTtacattcaaaaaaaatatatataaatacacatatatatatatatatatatatatataatattttaatattatattaatttatgatttttttataaatgtagGTAAAATCaccaaattaaatattttccttattttcctttattaataaaattataataagtattctttattattagtcttttctcttttttcttattatctaaatttttaaatttatattaaaaagtaatataatttattaatcaCTTTTgcaaattaaaattattttctgtataattatgtaatagttattatttataaataaaaagttctttaaaacaaataaaaaaaaaagaaaaaaaaattaataatacattatattattattaaatatataaataatgaaatattaataaattattcttttatgtctaaattttttatatcatataaaaaatcaatttatttataattttttttttttttttttttttttatttttcattaatttaCACCTCATGTGATTTTTGtgaattcattattttttcttcaaatttttctttatatttatcaaataattttttctttaattcgTCAAAATagtttatacatttataaataaaatttactATATCATTAACTGTTATATCTTGATTAAGTAAATTATGaaatttttctatatattccATCTCTTCATATGATAAGGTTTCTACAATATCATTAAGACAATCTATCCATATAGAATTATTATCgttaataaaattatcacAATCATATGGGttattcttatttaaatattcatcaACATAACCTTTTAATTCTTTCAATAATTCTTTCATATCTTTAGCAATATTTAGGGATTGATACCACAAATTAATAAGAACACGTTTTGGTGGAATTTCTTCTAATGAATTTAACACATCATATAATTCATCTTTAGTTAACTGTCTTGATAAATCATTGATATCAATAGTTTTTAAATCCaccttatttttaataattgaattatttaattcatcATTTAATTTGCTTTTTTCATTGTTACTTTCTATTGatgtataattttctttttcaatcTCAGACAATGTACGCATAAATAGTTTATCATGTTTTATTGATAATgatgtattattttcatatatattctgaaataaaataaaaaaa contains:
- a CDS encoding acyl-CoA binding protein, isoform 1, ACBP1 produces the protein MAELFEESVAFINSVPKNVNLPNDIKLSLYKYYKQSTLGNCNIKEPSRFKVTDRKKYEAWKSVENLNREDAKKRYVELNSLENGSLEIVKNCNIYKRNLVQVEKNKDSKKKRNLKHKKVDMNKTKSNENNNKCNEENVEKNEHSISNDFENSNIENKSNISICHINYNDMSKNLTETELHEVLNSLEKCPPNEDLRNIWSHAVGVANEGFDNIQKELKTLIQKYLDNDIDLGNGKVQYNDIWKGIVLSFCTTVGTEVVEYTNNFLGLINREHTLDDILKFINSFLEDFKTLKVKLHKEYEKDLLKKIEQTIAN
- a CDS encoding acyl-CoA binding protein, isoform 1, ACBP1, with amino-acid sequence MQKKDTLNLLVHYFLTGKMGNNLSICISIYDMNSLENGSLEIVKNCNIYKRNLVQVEKNKDSKKKRNLKHKKVDMNKTKSNENNNKCNEENVEKNEHSISNDFENSNIENKSNISICHINYNDMSKNLTETELHEVLNSLEKCPPNEDLRNIWSHAVGVANEGFDNIQKELKTLIQKYLDNDIDLGNGKVQYNDIWKGIVLSFCTTVGTEVVEYTNNFLGLINREHTLDDILKFINSFLEDFKTLKVKLHKEYEKDLLKKIEQTIAN
- a CDS encoding acyl-CoA binding protein, isoform 2, ACBP2, with amino-acid sequence MEDLFQASVNYVNSLPNNKPLSVETKLDLYKYYKQSTVGNCNIKEPSYFQYADKKKYEAWKSIENLNKEDAKKRYIEIVTENFPNWQNKE